Proteins co-encoded in one Sebastes umbrosus isolate fSebUmb1 chromosome 20, fSebUmb1.pri, whole genome shotgun sequence genomic window:
- the LOC119479493 gene encoding NACHT, LRR and PYD domains-containing protein 3-like isoform X1 encodes MEQKSVADKTDEVSRESVPSNQAEVHHFQPSYTAQSGGNVVAPSIKDSSIGNITINITSTGQAGSMVPSKEALNHDTADSCGSLQPQNDKIAEKLKATLKRKFGNLLEVMTAEGTKIPLNNIYTELYITVGGSGEVNKEHEVRQIVAQEKSIHCNQLFDPLRGRDPDIRTVITRGVAGIGKTVSVNKFTLDWAEGEANTNLAFVFPLSFRELNLMRKRKYSLVELLSVLFPETKDTGIFTNCSNKMLFILDGLDESRLSLDFHKIEILSDVTQTTTIAVLLINLIRRTLLPFALVWITSRPVASCQIPLEFVDLMTEVRGFNNPQKDEYFRRKISDETLANRVIAHVKSCRSLHIMCHIPVFCWMATSVLQKTLLTTDSKDTPKTLTQMYIHYLSLHVESMKKRRPGTKEENADCLRAHIMSLGKLAFKELEKGHLIFYESDLIQNGMKVTQASMFSGVYTQIFNEEMTLCKEKIFCFVHLSVQEFFAALYVYLTFNNDNINVLVKKSSPLRFFPFRDSSELILYKKAVEKAVRCENGHFDMFLRFLLGLSLESNQTLLTHLMTSNRTNQRTRTEIIKHIKQKIKESRSPDRCLNLFHCLNELNDHSLVKEIQSYLRKGSLNKAKLSPAQWATLVFVLLTSEEELTVFELSNYTRSEEALVRLLPVVKTAQVANLNACNLTKNCCEILANEIKSSQIRELDLGNNNLTDAGITLLSGGLKSSKLETLRLKSCNLTKHSAVALASVISSASCQLKLLDVSDNDFQDEGVKELSDGLGSPHCKLERLIVSLCRVTEEGCTFLASALNSSCLRELDLSYNHPGNRGLQLLSALKEDPKCSLQELSVEQCGESMIQPGPKKYTKKLTLDPNTAHRDLSLSEGNRKATCGTAQPVPDHLERFGFWTQVLCEEGLTGRCYWETEWSGRAFIGVAYRRMSRKGEGPKSWLGKNDSSWGLNCTKDGYKSWHKGTIITVTIPPSSNKVGVYLDWSAGRLSFFRISCGALTPLHTFQTIFTEPVYPGFRLGWLDSTVYLC; translated from the exons ATGGAGCAAAAGAGTGTTGCTGATAAAACAGACGAGGTCTCTCGAG AGTCAGTTCCCTCTAATCAGGCTGAGGTTCATCATTTCCAACCCAGCTACACCGCTCAGAGTGGAGGCAACGTGGTTGCTCCCTCCATCAAGGATTCTAGCATTGGCAACATAACCATCAATATCACCTCAACGGGCCAAG caGGGTCTATGGTTCCATCAAAAGAAGCATTGAACCATGACACTGCAGACAGCTGCGGGTCTCTGCAGCCCCAAA ACGATAAGATCGCAGAGAAACTGAAAGCTACTCTGAAGAGGAAGTTCGGCAACCTGCTCGAGGTGATGACGGCGGAAGGGACCAAGATACCTCTGAATAACATCTACACAGAGCTCTACATcactgtgggaggaagtggCGAAGTCAATAAGGAGCACGAGGTGAGACAGATTGTGGCCCAGGAGAAATCAATCCACtgcaatcagctctttgatccgCTACGGGGACGAGACCCCGACATAAGAACTGTGATCACAAGGGGAGTCGCTGGCATCGGAAAAACCGTATCCGTCAATAAGTTCACTCTAGACTGGGCTGAGGGGGAGGCAAACACCAACCTGGCATTTgtatttcctctctctttccgaGAGCTGAATCTgatgagaaagagaaaatacagtCTGGTGGAGCTTCTCAGTGTCCTCTTCCCCGAAACAAAAGACACAGGAATCTTTACTAACTGTAGCAACAAAATGCTCTTCATCCTCGATGGTCTGGACGAGAGCCGCCTGTCTTTGGACTTCCACAAAATTGAAATATTGTCTGATGTGACGCAGACGACCACGATCGCGGTGCTTCTGATTAACCTCATCAGGAGAACACTGCTTCCTTTTGCTCTCGTTTGGATAACATCTCGCCCGGTAGCTTCGTGTCAGATACCTCTGGAGTTCGTTGATCTAATGACAGAGGTGCGAGGGTTCAACAACCCCCAGAAAGACGAGTACTTCAGGAGGAAAATCAGTGATGAGACTTTAGCGAACAGGGTGATCGCGCAtgtgaaatcctgcaggagTCTTCACATCATGTGCCACATACCGGTCTTCTGCTGGATGGCGACGAGTGTTCTTCAGAAGACGTTGCTGACGAcagacagtaaagacacgcCAAAGACCCTCACTCAAATGTACATACACTACTTGTCCTTGCACGTGGAGAGCATGAAGAAGAGGCGGCCGGGGACGAAAGAGGAAAACGCCGACTGCCTGAGAGCTCACATCATGTCGCTGGGTAAACTGGCCTTCAAAGAGCTTGAGAAGGGCCACTTGATCTTCTACGAGAGCGACCTCATCCAGAATGGTATGAAAGTCACGCAGGCGTCGATGTTCTCAGGAGTCTACACGCAGATCTTCAATGAGGAGATGACACTGTGCAAGGAGAAGATATTCTGCTTTGTGCATCTGAGCGTCCAGGAGTTCTTCGCTGCGTTGTACGTCTACCTCACATTCAACAACGACAACATCAACGTCTTGGTTAAGAAGTCGTCCCCTTTGAGGTTTTTCCCATTCAGAGATTCATCGGAGCTCATCCTCTACAAAAAAGCAGTAGAAAAGGCTGTGCGGTGCGAAAatggacattttgacatgttctTGCGCTTTCTGTTGGGCCTGTCTCTGGAGTCCAATCAGACTCTGTTGACACATCTAATGACCAGCAACCGAACGAACCAAAGAACAAGAACGGAGATCATTAAACACATAAAGCAGAAGATCAAGGAAAGTCGGTCCCCAGACAGATGCCTCAATCTCTTTCACTGTCTCAATGAGCTGAACGACCACTCTCTCGTGAAGGAGATTCAGAGCTACCTCCGCAAGGGCAGTCTTAACAAAGCCAAACTTTCACCTGCCCAATGGGCCACTCTGGTCTTTGTATTGCTGACATCAGAAGAAGAGCTGACTGTGTTTGAACTGAGCAACTACACCAGGTCAGAGGAAGCTCTTGTGAGGCTGCTGCCTGTCGTGAAAACAGCCCAAGTGGCAAA TCTAAATGCATGTAATCTCACTAAGAACTGCTGTGAAATCCTGGCGAATGAAATCAAATCATCCCAAATTCGGGAGCTGGACCTGGGTAACAACAACCTGACAGATGCTGGAATAACActgctctctggtggactgAAGAGCAGCAAACTGGAGACACTCAG ATTGAAGAGCTGCAACCTGACAAAGCACAGCGCCGTTGCCCTGGCCTCTGTTATCAGCTCAGCCTCCTGCCAGCTGAAACTTTTGGACGTCTCTGACAATGACTTTCAGGACGAAGGAGTCAAAGAGCTCTCTGATGGACTGGGGAGTCCTCACTGTAAACTGGAAAGACTCAT TGTGTCCCTGTGCAGAGTGACAGAGGAAGGCTGCACTTTCCTGGCGTCTGCTTtgaactcatcctgtctgagaGAGCTCGACCTGAGCTACAACCACCCAGGAAACCGGGGCCTGCAGCTGCTGTCTGCTCTGAAGGAAGACCCAAAATGCAGCCTGCAGGAACTCAG TGTGGAACAGTGTGGTGAATCCATGATTCAGCCAGGTCCAAAGAAAT ACACCAAAAAACTCACCCTGGACccaaacacagcacacagagaCCTTTCTCTGTCCGAGGGAAACAGGAAAGCGACGTGTGGGACCGCGCAGCCGGTTCCCGATCACCTGGAGAGGTTTGGGTTCTGGACTCAGGTGTTGTGCGAGGAGGGACTGACCGGGCGCTGCTACTGGGAGACAGAATGGAGCGGGAGAGCTTTCATAGGAGTAGCCTACAGGAGGATGAGCAGGAAAGGAGAGGGTCCGAAAAGCTGGTTAGGCAAAAATGACTCTTCCTGGGGACTAAACTGCACCAAAGACGGCTACAAGAGCTGGCACAAAGGCACGATCATTACTGTAACCATCCCACCCAGCTCCAATAAAGTAGGAGTCTATCTGGACTGGTCAGCGGGGAGACTGTCCTTCTTCAGGATCTCTTGCGGCGCGCTGACCCCCCTCCACACCTTTCAGACCATCTTCACTGAGCCCGTCTACCCGGGGTTTCGGCTTGGCTGGCTGGACTCCACGGTGTACTTGTGCTAG
- the LOC119479851 gene encoding zinc-binding protein A33-like — protein MLSIVKHTPVVLDPNTASPWLSLSEDLTMVTLTDTWQQLPGNPERNTTYPQVLGCEGFDSGKHSWEVEVGNQPGWILGVAEEAQDRKKEMWSTPQNGRYTITKSNRGYTDVKSNLLLERPNRIRIELDYENGTVSFHDADNNTSMLTYEERFTQKLYPYFAFVETNDNEGYDDGEEIQINKGEANSSGGQIEICESEVSLTVTYLQKMAASDSVT, from the exons ATGTTAAGCATTGTAAAACACA CCCCTGTGGTTCTGGACCCCAACACTGCATCTCCAtggctctctctgtctgaagatctgaccatGGTGACACTCACAGACACCTGGCAGCAGCTTCCTGGAAACCCAGAGCGCAACACCACTTATCCACAGgtcctggg CTGTGAGGGCTTTGACTCAGGAAAACACTCCTGGGAGGTGGAGGTAGGAAATCAACCCGGATGGATACTGGGAGTCGCTGAAGAGGCCCAAGACAGGAAGAAGGAGATGTGGTCGACTCCACAAAATGGACGCTATACTATTACGAAAAGCAACAGAGGGTATACAGATGTCAAGAGCAATTTACTACTGgagagacccaacaggatcaGAATAGAGCTAGACTACGAAAACGGCACAGTGTCATTCCATGACGCTGATAACAACACATCCATGCTGACCTATGAGGAGAGATTTACTCAGAAGCTGTATCcatattttgcttttgttgaaACTAATGATAATGAGGGTTATGACGATGGTGAGGAGATACAAATCAATAAAGGGGAAGCAAATAGCAGTGGAGGCCAGATAGAGATCTGTGAGTCAGAGGTTTCTCTCACAGTGACATATTTGCAGAAAATGGCTGCTTCAGATTCAGTAACATAG
- the LOC119479497 gene encoding NACHT, LRR and PYD domains-containing protein 3-like — translation MEQKSVADKTDEVSRESVPSNQAEVHHFQPSYTAQSGGNVVAPFIIGSSIGNININITSTGQGSMVPSKEALNHDTAHSCGSLQPQNDKIAEKLKATLKRKFGHLLEVMMTEAKKIPLNKIYTELYITVGGSGEVNKEHEVRQIEMASRIHVAQEKSIHCNQLFDLLRGRDPDTRTVITRGVAGIGKTVSVNKFTLDWAEGKANTNLAFVFPLSFRELNLMRKRKYSLVELLSVLFPATKDTGIFTNCSNKMLFILDGLDESRLSLDFHKIEILSDVTQKTTIAVLLINLIRRTLLPSALIWITSRPVASSQIPLEFVDLMTEVRGFNNPQKDEYFRRKISDERLANRVIAHVKSCRSLHIMCHIPVFCWMVTSVLQKTLLTKDSKDTPKTLTQMYIHFLSLHVESMKKRRLGRRESNADYLRAHIMPLGKLAFKELEKGHLIFYESDLIQNGIKVTQASMFSGVYTQIFNEEMTLCKEKIFCFVHLSVQEFFAALYVYLTFNNDNINVLVKKSSPSRFRDSSELILYKEAVEKAVRCENGHFDMFLRFLLGLSLESNQTLLKHLMTGNRTNQRTRTEIIKHIKQNITESQSPDRCLNLFHCLNELNDHSLVEEIQSYLRKGSLNKAKLSPAQWATLVFVLLTSEEELTVFELSNYTRSEEALARLLPVVKTAQVANLNACNLTKNCCEILANEIKSSQIRELDLGNNNLTDAGITLLSGGLKSSKLETLRLKSCNLTKHSADALASVISSASCQLKVLDVSDNDFQDAGVKELSDGLGSPHCKLERLIVSLCRVTEEGCTFLASALNSSCLRELDLSYNHPGNRGLQLLSALKEDPKCSLQDFSVEQCGESMIQPGPKKYTKKLTLDPNTAHRDLSLSEGNRKATRWTAQPFPDHPERFDFRTQVLCEEGLTGRCYWETEWSGRAFIGVAYRRMCRKGEGPESWLGRNDSSWGLYCTKDGYKSWHKGMIITVTIPPSSNKVGVYLDWSAGRLSFFRISCGALTPLHTFQTIFTEPVYPGFRLGWPDSMVYLC, via the exons ATGGAGCAAAAGAGTGTTGCTGATAAAACAGACGAGGTCTCTCGAG AGTCAGTTCCCTCTAATCAGGCTGAGGTTCATCATTTCCAACCCAGCTACACCGCTCAGAGTGGAGGCAACGTGGTTGCTCCCTTCATCATTGGTTCTAGCATTGGCAACATAAACATCAATATCACCTCAACGGGCCAAG GGTCTATGGTTCCATCAAAAGAAGCATTGAACCATGACACTGCACACAGCTGCGGGTCTCTGCAGCCCCAAA ACGATAAGATCGCAGAGAAACTGAAAGCTACTCTGAAGAGGAAATTCGGCCACCTGCTCGAGGTGATGATGACGGAAGCGAAGAAGATACCTCTCAATAAGATCTACACAGAGCTCTACATcactgtgggaggaagtggCGAAGTCAATAAGGAGCACGAGGTGAGACAGATCGAAATGGCGTCCAGGATACATGTGGCCCAGGAGAAATCAATCCACtgcaatcagctctttgatctgCTACGGGGACGAGACCCCGACACAAGAACTGTGATCACAAGGGGAGTCGCTGGCATCGGAAAAACCGTATCCGTCAATAAGTTCACTCTAGACTGGGCTGAGGGGAAGGCAAACACCAACCTGgcatttgtttttcctctctctttccgaGAGCTGAATCTgatgagaaagagaaaatacagtCTGGTGGAGCTTCTCAGTGTCCTCTTCCCCGCAACAAAAGACACAGGAATCTTTACTAACTGTAGCAACAAAATGCTCTTCATCCTCGATGGTCTGGACGAGAGCCGCCTGTCTTTGGACTTCCACAAAATTGAAATATTGTCTGATGTGACGCAAAAGACCACGATCGCGGTGCTTCTGATCAACCTCATCAGACGAACACTGCTTCCTTCTGCTCTCATTTGGATAACATCTCGCCCGGTAGCTTCCAGTCAGATACCTCTGGAGTTCGTTGATCTAATGACAGAGGTGCGAGGGTTCAACAACCCCCAGAAAGACGAGTACTTCAGGAGGAAAATCAGTGACGAGAGGTTAGCGAATAGGGTGATCGCGCAtgtgaaatcctgcaggagTCTTCACATCATGTGCCACATACCGGTCTTCTGCTGGATGGTGACGAGTGTTCTTCAGAAGACGTTGCTGACGAaagacagtaaagacacgcCAAAGACCCTCACTCAAATGTACATACACTTCTTGTCCTTGCACGTGGAGAGCATGAAGAAGAGGCGGCTGGGGAGGAGAGAGTCAAACGCCGACTACCTGAGAGCTCACATCATGCCGCTGGGTAAACTGGCCTTCAAAGAGCTTGAGAAGGGCCACTTGATCTTCTACGAGAGCGACCTCATCCAGAATGGTATTAAAGTCACGCAGGCGTCGATGTTCTCAGGAGTCTACACGCAGATCTTCAACGAGGAGATGACACTGTGCAAGGAGAAGATATTCTGCTTTGTGCATCTGAGCGTCCAGGAGTTCTTCGCTGCGTTGTACGTCTACCTCACATTCAACAACGACAACATCAACGTCTTGGTTAAGAAGTCGTCCCCTTCGAGGTTCAGAGATTCATCGGAGCTCATCCTCTACAAAGAAGCAGTAGAAAAGGCTGTGCGGTGCGAAAatggacattttgacatgttctTGCGCTTTCTGTTGGGCCTGTCTCTGGAGTCCAATCAGACTCTGTTGAAACATCTAATGACCGGCAACCGAACGAACCAAAGAACAAGAACGGAGATCATTAAACACATAAAGCAGAATATCACGGAAAGTCAGTCCCCAGACAGATGCCTCAATCTCTTTCACTGTCTCAATGAGCTGAACGACCACTCTCTCGTGGAGGAGATTCAGAGCTACCTCCGCAAGGGCAGTCTTAACAAAGCCAAACTTTCACCTGCCCAATGGGCCACTCTGGTCTTTGTATTGCTGACATCAGAAGAAGAGCTGACTGTGTTTGAACTGAGCAACTACACCAGGTCAGAGGAAGCTCTTGCGAGGCTGCTGCCTGTCGTGAAAACAGCCCAAGTGGCAAA TCTAAATGCATGTAATCTCACTAAGAACTGCTGTGAAATCCTGGCGAATGAAATCAAATCATCCCAAATTCGGGAGCTGGACCTGGGTAACAACAACCTGACAGATGCTGGAATAACActgctctctggtggactgAAGAGCAGCAAACTGGAGACACTCAG ATTGAAGAGCTGCAACCTGACAAAGCACAGCGCCGATGCCCTGGCCTCTGTTATCAGCTCAGCCTCCTGCCAGCTGAAAGTTTTGGACGTCTCTGACAATGACTTTCAGGACGCAGGAGTCAAAGAGCTCTCTGATGGACTGGGGAGTCCTCACTGTAAACTGGAAAGACTCAT TGTGTCCCTATGCAGAGTGACAGAGGAAGGCTGCACTTTCCTGGCGTCTGCTTtgaactcatcctgtctgagaGAGCTCGACCTGAGCTACAACCACCCAGGAAACCGGGGCCTGCAGCTGCTGTCTGCTCTGAAGGAAGACCCAAAATGCAGCCTGCAGGATTTCAG TGTGGAACAGTGTGGTGAATCCATGATTCAGCCAGGTCCAAAGAAAT ACACCAAAAAACTCACCCTGGACccaaacacagcacacagagaCCTTTCTCTGTCCGAGGGAAACAGGAAAGCGACGCGTTGGACCGCGCAGCCGTTTCCCGATCACCCGGAGCGGTTTGATTTCAGGACTCAGGTGTTGTGCGAGGAGGGACTGACCGGGCGCTGCTACTGGGAGACAGAATGGAGCGGGAGAGCTTTCATAGGAGTAGCCTACAGGAGGATGTGCAGGAAAGGAGAGGGTCCGGAAAGCTGGTTAGGCAGAAATGACTCTTCCTGGGGACTATACTGCACCAAAGACGGCTACAAGAGCTGGCACAAAGGCATGATCATTACTGTAACCATCCCACCCAGCTCCAATAAAGTAGGAGTCTATCTGGACTGGTCAGCGGGGAGACTGTCCTTCTTCAGGATCTCTTGCGGCGCACTGACCCCCCTCCACACCTTTCAGACCATCTTCACTGAGCCCGTCTACCCGGGGTTTCGGCTTGGCTGGCCGGACTCCATGGTGTACTTGTGCTAG
- the LOC119479493 gene encoding NACHT, LRR and PYD domains-containing protein 3-like isoform X2 yields MEQKSVADKTDEVSRESVPSNQAEVHHFQPSYTAQSGGNVVAPSIKDSSIGNITINITSTGQGSMVPSKEALNHDTADSCGSLQPQNDKIAEKLKATLKRKFGNLLEVMTAEGTKIPLNNIYTELYITVGGSGEVNKEHEVRQIVAQEKSIHCNQLFDPLRGRDPDIRTVITRGVAGIGKTVSVNKFTLDWAEGEANTNLAFVFPLSFRELNLMRKRKYSLVELLSVLFPETKDTGIFTNCSNKMLFILDGLDESRLSLDFHKIEILSDVTQTTTIAVLLINLIRRTLLPFALVWITSRPVASCQIPLEFVDLMTEVRGFNNPQKDEYFRRKISDETLANRVIAHVKSCRSLHIMCHIPVFCWMATSVLQKTLLTTDSKDTPKTLTQMYIHYLSLHVESMKKRRPGTKEENADCLRAHIMSLGKLAFKELEKGHLIFYESDLIQNGMKVTQASMFSGVYTQIFNEEMTLCKEKIFCFVHLSVQEFFAALYVYLTFNNDNINVLVKKSSPLRFFPFRDSSELILYKKAVEKAVRCENGHFDMFLRFLLGLSLESNQTLLTHLMTSNRTNQRTRTEIIKHIKQKIKESRSPDRCLNLFHCLNELNDHSLVKEIQSYLRKGSLNKAKLSPAQWATLVFVLLTSEEELTVFELSNYTRSEEALVRLLPVVKTAQVANLNACNLTKNCCEILANEIKSSQIRELDLGNNNLTDAGITLLSGGLKSSKLETLRLKSCNLTKHSAVALASVISSASCQLKLLDVSDNDFQDEGVKELSDGLGSPHCKLERLIVSLCRVTEEGCTFLASALNSSCLRELDLSYNHPGNRGLQLLSALKEDPKCSLQELSVEQCGESMIQPGPKKYTKKLTLDPNTAHRDLSLSEGNRKATCGTAQPVPDHLERFGFWTQVLCEEGLTGRCYWETEWSGRAFIGVAYRRMSRKGEGPKSWLGKNDSSWGLNCTKDGYKSWHKGTIITVTIPPSSNKVGVYLDWSAGRLSFFRISCGALTPLHTFQTIFTEPVYPGFRLGWLDSTVYLC; encoded by the exons ATGGAGCAAAAGAGTGTTGCTGATAAAACAGACGAGGTCTCTCGAG AGTCAGTTCCCTCTAATCAGGCTGAGGTTCATCATTTCCAACCCAGCTACACCGCTCAGAGTGGAGGCAACGTGGTTGCTCCCTCCATCAAGGATTCTAGCATTGGCAACATAACCATCAATATCACCTCAACGGGCCAAG GGTCTATGGTTCCATCAAAAGAAGCATTGAACCATGACACTGCAGACAGCTGCGGGTCTCTGCAGCCCCAAA ACGATAAGATCGCAGAGAAACTGAAAGCTACTCTGAAGAGGAAGTTCGGCAACCTGCTCGAGGTGATGACGGCGGAAGGGACCAAGATACCTCTGAATAACATCTACACAGAGCTCTACATcactgtgggaggaagtggCGAAGTCAATAAGGAGCACGAGGTGAGACAGATTGTGGCCCAGGAGAAATCAATCCACtgcaatcagctctttgatccgCTACGGGGACGAGACCCCGACATAAGAACTGTGATCACAAGGGGAGTCGCTGGCATCGGAAAAACCGTATCCGTCAATAAGTTCACTCTAGACTGGGCTGAGGGGGAGGCAAACACCAACCTGGCATTTgtatttcctctctctttccgaGAGCTGAATCTgatgagaaagagaaaatacagtCTGGTGGAGCTTCTCAGTGTCCTCTTCCCCGAAACAAAAGACACAGGAATCTTTACTAACTGTAGCAACAAAATGCTCTTCATCCTCGATGGTCTGGACGAGAGCCGCCTGTCTTTGGACTTCCACAAAATTGAAATATTGTCTGATGTGACGCAGACGACCACGATCGCGGTGCTTCTGATTAACCTCATCAGGAGAACACTGCTTCCTTTTGCTCTCGTTTGGATAACATCTCGCCCGGTAGCTTCGTGTCAGATACCTCTGGAGTTCGTTGATCTAATGACAGAGGTGCGAGGGTTCAACAACCCCCAGAAAGACGAGTACTTCAGGAGGAAAATCAGTGATGAGACTTTAGCGAACAGGGTGATCGCGCAtgtgaaatcctgcaggagTCTTCACATCATGTGCCACATACCGGTCTTCTGCTGGATGGCGACGAGTGTTCTTCAGAAGACGTTGCTGACGAcagacagtaaagacacgcCAAAGACCCTCACTCAAATGTACATACACTACTTGTCCTTGCACGTGGAGAGCATGAAGAAGAGGCGGCCGGGGACGAAAGAGGAAAACGCCGACTGCCTGAGAGCTCACATCATGTCGCTGGGTAAACTGGCCTTCAAAGAGCTTGAGAAGGGCCACTTGATCTTCTACGAGAGCGACCTCATCCAGAATGGTATGAAAGTCACGCAGGCGTCGATGTTCTCAGGAGTCTACACGCAGATCTTCAATGAGGAGATGACACTGTGCAAGGAGAAGATATTCTGCTTTGTGCATCTGAGCGTCCAGGAGTTCTTCGCTGCGTTGTACGTCTACCTCACATTCAACAACGACAACATCAACGTCTTGGTTAAGAAGTCGTCCCCTTTGAGGTTTTTCCCATTCAGAGATTCATCGGAGCTCATCCTCTACAAAAAAGCAGTAGAAAAGGCTGTGCGGTGCGAAAatggacattttgacatgttctTGCGCTTTCTGTTGGGCCTGTCTCTGGAGTCCAATCAGACTCTGTTGACACATCTAATGACCAGCAACCGAACGAACCAAAGAACAAGAACGGAGATCATTAAACACATAAAGCAGAAGATCAAGGAAAGTCGGTCCCCAGACAGATGCCTCAATCTCTTTCACTGTCTCAATGAGCTGAACGACCACTCTCTCGTGAAGGAGATTCAGAGCTACCTCCGCAAGGGCAGTCTTAACAAAGCCAAACTTTCACCTGCCCAATGGGCCACTCTGGTCTTTGTATTGCTGACATCAGAAGAAGAGCTGACTGTGTTTGAACTGAGCAACTACACCAGGTCAGAGGAAGCTCTTGTGAGGCTGCTGCCTGTCGTGAAAACAGCCCAAGTGGCAAA TCTAAATGCATGTAATCTCACTAAGAACTGCTGTGAAATCCTGGCGAATGAAATCAAATCATCCCAAATTCGGGAGCTGGACCTGGGTAACAACAACCTGACAGATGCTGGAATAACActgctctctggtggactgAAGAGCAGCAAACTGGAGACACTCAG ATTGAAGAGCTGCAACCTGACAAAGCACAGCGCCGTTGCCCTGGCCTCTGTTATCAGCTCAGCCTCCTGCCAGCTGAAACTTTTGGACGTCTCTGACAATGACTTTCAGGACGAAGGAGTCAAAGAGCTCTCTGATGGACTGGGGAGTCCTCACTGTAAACTGGAAAGACTCAT TGTGTCCCTGTGCAGAGTGACAGAGGAAGGCTGCACTTTCCTGGCGTCTGCTTtgaactcatcctgtctgagaGAGCTCGACCTGAGCTACAACCACCCAGGAAACCGGGGCCTGCAGCTGCTGTCTGCTCTGAAGGAAGACCCAAAATGCAGCCTGCAGGAACTCAG TGTGGAACAGTGTGGTGAATCCATGATTCAGCCAGGTCCAAAGAAAT ACACCAAAAAACTCACCCTGGACccaaacacagcacacagagaCCTTTCTCTGTCCGAGGGAAACAGGAAAGCGACGTGTGGGACCGCGCAGCCGGTTCCCGATCACCTGGAGAGGTTTGGGTTCTGGACTCAGGTGTTGTGCGAGGAGGGACTGACCGGGCGCTGCTACTGGGAGACAGAATGGAGCGGGAGAGCTTTCATAGGAGTAGCCTACAGGAGGATGAGCAGGAAAGGAGAGGGTCCGAAAAGCTGGTTAGGCAAAAATGACTCTTCCTGGGGACTAAACTGCACCAAAGACGGCTACAAGAGCTGGCACAAAGGCACGATCATTACTGTAACCATCCCACCCAGCTCCAATAAAGTAGGAGTCTATCTGGACTGGTCAGCGGGGAGACTGTCCTTCTTCAGGATCTCTTGCGGCGCGCTGACCCCCCTCCACACCTTTCAGACCATCTTCACTGAGCCCGTCTACCCGGGGTTTCGGCTTGGCTGGCTGGACTCCACGGTGTACTTGTGCTAG